From one Perca flavescens isolate YP-PL-M2 chromosome 4, PFLA_1.0, whole genome shotgun sequence genomic stretch:
- the camk1b gene encoding calcium/calmodulin-dependent protein kinase type 1, whose product MPLGHDCHAWKKKTTDVKDQYDFKEILGTGAFSEVVLAEEKGTQKLVAIKCIPKKALEGKENSIENEIAVLHKIKHANIVSLEEIFESKSHLYLIMQLVSGGELFDRIIEKGFYTEKDASKLIQQILDAVKYLHDMGIVHRDLKPENLLYYSMDEDSKIMISDFGLSKIEGSGSVMSTACGTPGYVAPEVLAQKPYSKAVDCWSIGVIAYILLCGYPPFYHENDSKLFEQILKAEYEFDSPYWDDISDSAKDFIVHLMEKDPNTRYTCDQALQHPWIAGDTALDKNIHESVSAQIKKNFAKSKWKQAFNATAVVRHMRRLQLGTSHEGPNPPLASPCQTHLLEEGADACCEGGCSQNLDSGADPLSNCTYRCHPTSRV is encoded by the exons ggGAGCTTTCTCTGAGGTGGTCCTGGCTGAGGAGAAGGGTACCCAGAAATTGGTGGCTATCAAGTGTATCCCCAAGAAGGCTTTAGAGGGCAAGGAAAACAGCATTGAGAATGAGATAGCAGTCCTGCACAA GATCAAACACGCCAACATTGTATCTCTGGAAGAGATATTTGAAAGTAAATCACACCTCTACCTTATCATGCAACT GGTATCTGGCGGGGAACTCTTTGATCGTATCATAGAGAAGGGCTTCTACACGGAGAAAGATGCCAGTAAGCTCATTCAGCAGATTCTTGATGCCGTCAAATACCTCCACGACATGGGCATTGTGCACCGTGACCTCAAG CCAGAGAATCTGCTGTACTACAGCATGGATGAAGACTCCAAGATCATGATCAGTGACTTTGGTCTGTCTAAGATTGAGGGCTCTGGCAGTGTGATGTCGACAGCGTGTGGAACACCTGGATATGTTG CCCCTGAAGTGTTGGCTCAGAAACCCTACAGTAAAGCAGTGGATTGCTGGTCTATTGGTGTCATAGCCTATATTCT GTTGTGTGGTTACCCTCCGTTCTACCACGAGAATGATTCCAAACTATTCGAACAGATCCTGAAGGCAGAATACGAGTTTGATTCTCCTTACTGGGATGATATCTCTGATTCAG CTAAAGACTTTATAGTCCACCTGATGGAGAAAGATCCCAACACACGTTACACCTGTGATCAGGCTCTGCAGCACCCCTG GATTGCTGGGGATACTGCTCTGGATAAGAACATCCACGAGTCTGTCAGTGCTCAGATCAAGAAGAATTTTGCTAAGAGCAAGTGGAAG CAAGCATTCAACGCCACAGCAGTGGTCCGTCACATGAGGCGTCTCCAGCTGGGCACCAGCCACGAGGGACCCAACCCCCCCCTGGCCAGTCCGTGCCAAACTCATCTGCTTGAGGAAGGAGCAG atGCTTGTTGCGAGGGAGGATGCTCCCAGAACCTCGACAGCGGAGCTGACCCCCTGTCCAACTGCACCTACCGCTGCCACCCAACCAGCAGGGTGTGA